One stretch of Plutella xylostella chromosome 15, ilPluXylo3.1, whole genome shotgun sequence DNA includes these proteins:
- the LOC105389716 gene encoding GRIP and coiled-coil domain-containing protein 2 yields the protein MEGSAGNATPDDASKKSPFDDLDREELIKKCKGLLVIAQKAKQAKTELQSEVESYKLLLEKCETEKKTNQESVFTLQELVDSLTEQKLNYITQIDSSKNNIKVLNQRCESLENELSKCKQELSEKDLHINEVTTQLSTCDTEVTSLKRQNSRLEEENEQLLNQLSDLEARIEEFNQIGLQQREQLQMLEEKVNTGSNSNKNEETMMEFERMNEKIKQLESQLRASMSEHEESKLLNENKIKEITQQFESEKDKKEKANIKLRSYKDKILKCAACINQLKNSRFILTKTVKEYSESIPKWQNDIIKASKFLDTQINQLSNENNALKLKLHDLEKQINDFTGPSAINNTEQLKSLQKQYDDLVINNNKVISELSELKIKYDQQNNSEIPYLKDDNKLLKEQVNELTQRINQLLSSNSELHNLVKEVETKNKKLNESLQMIQDKVQSSDNSTVENLSFQIKALESEKAILFKEKLNVKESLSEFENQNKILNDQVNRLNTEMRNLENQISILTQEKEMLKNNIPKESQTDINEIMFEKMALQERYELLLKEHETITDLNGMLKDEVETLKLSLEQPKDDNLSDLNVSLQTDIVKLETKLAAYKQENASLLAEVKESRAKAKEVQAIATDYEDVKSKLVSYKTENTELLSEMKEINQVLKERGEAISKLQKAIGEMERLVETLEKDRDDVKKENNDLHVKVQTLEQELLNAEQKTTKNSEVTELIIAERENAKKILAEKDSMINTLKEEIEKVKHQQSHMELPNDDNMSTSTTSKLEEHSRMKDLDDSFEDKYSKLRIFALKLKKKLNETNIELQNAEQDKARLEKIIAEHNAAKSSVQDEVDGPRNKEETVISQTHVTELEGKVESLTKDLESSKNILGELEKVKGELAAKCQQLNAEVEAHKVTKDNLEKARRDVKKRSVLSLEMEDYERSMKELTTKMEDNKKKMIQMESTIDTQEGTITAMKTQIKLLEEQIKTEETQNRLIKEELQHALEEGKEKDNVVHIKNGIISKLEIDLEDEKRKSEEVNIEMTSVLGEKEKVIIALGEEKLELLNKLKRMEFRCAELEEKVRIINIELEDLKTDYTSYKVRAQAVLRQNQTVDHSQEERLKEEAAAVRTQLETVTAKLNTAVEKCSELQSAVEAERRRAGEAAGYAARAAQRTARLQADLARLAAQLDAERSQHKLQISTLTQCYKTQISDLETKLQKEAADFKMQIAGLQEKMKASALDKENRNVTPYMVPVIPKEDGSDTEMDINVSMLPREEGEGSESAPSPPLSKSFLTGGGGRSPVPLDRLLEDGVPEDEALDSTLALAPEQEVAELRRKLQAQQQRVKHITLLLSESERECARYAQMSSLLKAEVRRARGSLERTEHAHNAEYMKNVTLKFLTLAPGDERSRLVPVLQKILTLTTEETQKLNAVARGMDPNPGKGWGSYLPWPGGK from the exons ATGGAAGGATCAGCAGGAAATGCC ACGCCTGATGATGCATCGAAAAAAAGTCCATTTGATGATCTAGACCGCGAAGAACTAATAAAGAAATGCAAAGGATTACTTGTCATTGCTCAAAAAGCTAAGCAAGCTAAAACTG AGTTACAAAGTGAAGTTGAGAGTTACAAACTGCTTTTGGAAAAATGTGAGAcagaaaagaaaacaaaccAAGAAAGTGTTTTCACACTTCAGGAGCTTGTTGATTCACTTACAGAACAGAAACTAAATTACATCACTCAAATAGATTCatctaaaaataacattaaagtcTTAAACCAACGGTGTGAATCATTAGAGAATGAACTATCAAAATGCAAGCAGGAGCTATCTGAAAAAGATTTGCACATTAATGAAGTAACAACACAGTTGTCAACTTGTGATACCGAGGTGACCTCTCTGAAGAGGCAAAACAGTAGGCTTGAGGAAGAGAATGAACAGCTTCTCAACCAGCTGTCGGACCTGGAGGCCCGGATTGAGGAGTTCAATCAAATTGGTCTGCAGCAAAGAGAACAGCTACAAATGCTTGAAGAAAAAGTTAACACAg GTTCCAACTCCAACAAAAATGAAGAGACTATGATGGAAtttgaaagaatgaatgaaaaaatcaaGCAATTGGAATCACAACTCAGAGCAAGCATGAGTGAGCATGAAGAAAGCAAActtttaaatgaaaacaaaattaaagaaaTCACTCAACAGTTTGAGAGTGAAAAAGACAAAAAAGAGAAAGCAAACATCAAACTGAGAAGCTACAAGGACAAAATACTTAAGTGTGCTGCTTGTATTAACCAACTTAAAAACAGcagatttattttaacaaaaactgTCAAGGAGTATTCAGAAAGTATTCCTAAATGGCAAAATGATATAATTAAAGCATCCAAATTTTTGGACACACAGATTAATCAGTTAAGCAATGAAAATAATGCTCTGAAATTAAAACTGCATGACCTAGAAAAACAGATAAATGATTTCACTGGACCCAGTGCGATTAACAATACTGAACAACTTAAATCACTCCAAAAACAGTATGATGATTTagtgataaataataacaaagtaATCAGTGAATTATCTGagcttaaaattaaatatgatcAGCAAAACAATTCAGAAATTCCTTATCTAAAGGATGATAATAAGCTTCTTAAAGAACAAGTTAATGAATTAACTCAGAGAATTAACCAGTTACTAAGTTCAAACAGTGAACTACATAATCTGGTCAAGGAAGTTGaaactaaaaataagaaattaaatGAATCATTACAGATGATACAAGATAAGGTCCAAAGCAGTGATAATAGCACAGTGGAAAACCTTAGCTTCCAGATAAAAGCATTGGAAAGTGAAAAGGCTATtctttttaaagaaaaattgAATGTAAAGGAAAGTttatcagaatttgaaaatcaaaacaaaattttaaatgatcaGGTCAACAGGCTTAACACAGAAATGCGCAATTTAGAAAACCAAATAAGTATATTGACACAAGAAAAAGAGATGCTTAAGAATAATATTCCCAAAGAATCACAGACAGATATTAACgaaattatgtttgaaaagatggctttGCAGGAGCGCTATGAGCTGTTGTTGAAAGAACATGAAACCATTACTGATTTGAATGGTATGTTGAAAGATGAAGTAGAGACTTTGAAGCTTTCATTAGAACAACCAAAAGACGACAATCTATCTGATTTGAATGTCTCTCTTCAAACTGATATAGTCAAATTAGAAACAAAACTAGCTGCATACAAACAGGAAAATGCCTCTTTACTGGCAGAAGTGAAAGAATCTCGAGCTAAAGCAAAGGAAGTGCAAGCGATAGCAACAGATTATGAGGATGTTAAATCCAAATTAGTCAGTTACAAAACTGAAAATACAGAGCTTTTGAGTGAAATGAAAGAAATTAACCAAGTACTAAAAGAACGTGGTGAAGCTATCTCTAAACTTCAGAAAGCAATAGGTGAAATGGAGAGACTTGTAGAAACTTTAGAGAAAGATCGCGATGatgtaaaaaaagaaaataatgatTTGCATGTAAAAGTTCAAACTCTAGAACAGGAACTACTTAATGCTGAACAAAAAACTACTAAAAACAGCGAAGTAACTGAATTAATTATTGCTGAAAGAGAAAATGCTAAGAAAATATTAGCTGAAAAAGATTCTATGATAAATACACTTAAAGAAGAAATCGAAAAAGTGAAACATCAGCAATCACACA TGGAACTTCCAAATGATGACAATATGTCTACATCAACGACATCTAAACTTGAAGAACATTCCAGAATGAAAGATCTAGATGACTCATTTGAAGATAA GTACAGCAAACTAAGAATATTCgcattaaaacttaaaaagaaACTAAACGAGACAAATATTGAACTTCAAAATGCTGAACAAGACAAAGCGAGGCTTGAGAAGATTATTGCTGAGCACAATGCGGCCAAGAGTTCAGTCCAAGATGAAGTAGACGGACCTAGAAATAAAGAAGAGACAGTAATTTCCCAGACCCACGTAACAGAATTAGAGGGAAAAGTGGAAAGTCTTACCAAAGATCTAGAAAGTTCCAAAAACATACTTGGTGAATTAGAAAAAGTGAAAG GTGAGTTAGCTGCGAAGTGTCAACAACTGAACGCGGAAGTTGAAGCACACAAGGTGACTAAAGACAATCTGGAGAAAGCGCGGAGAGACGTGAAGAAGCGAAGCGTCCTGAGCCTCGAGATGGAAGACTACGAGCGCAGCATGAAGGAACTTACCACTAAAATGGAGGATAACAAGAAGAAAATGATTCAG atgGAGTCAACAATAGATACCCAAGAAGGCACTATAACAGCAATGAAAACTCAAATTAAACTCTTGGaagaacaaataaaaacagaagAAACACAAAATAGACTTATCAAAGAAGAATTACAGCACGCGCTAGAAGAAGGAAAGGAAAAAGACAATGTAGTCCACATCAAAAATGGTATCATATCTAAACTTGAGATAGATCTAGAAGACGAAAAGAGAAAGAGTGAAGAAGTAAACATAGAAATGACTAGTGTGCTTGGTGAAAAGGAAAAAGTTATAATAGCTTTGGGAGAAGAAAAATtggaacttttaaataaattgaagaGGATGGAGTTCAGATGCGCTGAATTGGAAGAGAAGGTCAGGATTATAAATATTGAATTGGAAGATTTGAAAACGGACTACACAAGTTACAAG GTTCGTGCCCAGGCGGTGCTGCGTCAGAACCAGACGGTGGACCACAGCCAGGAGGAGCGGCTGAAGGAGGAGGCCGCCGCCGTCAGGACGCAGCTAGAGACTGTCACTGCCAAGCTGAATACTGCTGT CGAGAAATGCAGCGAGCTCCAATCCGCCGTGGAGGCggagcggcggcgcgcgggcgagGCGGCGGGCtacgcggcgcgcgcggcccaGCGCACCGCGCGCCTGCAGGCCGACCTGGCGCGCCTCGCCGCGCAGCTGGACGCCGAGCGCTCGCAACACAAGCTGCAG ATTTCAACCCTAACACAATGCTACAAGACGCAAATATCGGACCTAGAAACGAAACTTCAGAAAGAGGCGGCGGACTTTAAGATGCAGATAGCAGGCCTGCAGGAGAAGATGAAAGCCTCAGCTCTGGACAAAGAGAACAGAAACGTCACTCCGTACATGGTGCCGGTGATACCCAAGGAGGATGGCAGCGATACTGAGATGGATATCAACGTGTCTATGCTTCCCAGGGAAGAGGGAGAG GGTTCAGAATCGGCGCCCTCCCCTCCGCTATCCAAGTCGTTCCtgacgggcggcggcgggcgctcGCCGGTGCCGCTTGATAGGCTACTCGAGGACGGCGTGCCTGAGGACGAGGCGCTAGACTCCACCCTCGCGCTGGCGCCGGAGCAGGAGGTGGCCGAGCTTAGGAGGAAGCTGCAAGCTCAGCAGCAGAG GGTGAAGCACATAACCCTCCTCCTGTCCGAGTCGGAGCGGGAATGCGCTCGCTACGCACAAATGAGCTCGCTCCTCAAGGCGGAggtgcggcgcgcgcgcggctcGCTGGAGCGCACGGAGCACGCGCACAACGCCGAGTACATGAAGAATGTCACGCTCAAG TTCCTGACGCTGGCGCCGGGCGACGAGCGCAGCCGGCTGGTGCCCGTGCTGCAGAAGATCCTCACGCTCACCACGGAGGAGACGCAGAAGCTCAACGCCGTGGCCAGAG GTATGGATCCCAATCCAGGGAAAGGATGGGGAAGCTACTTGCCTTGGCCGGGAGGGAAGTGA
- the LOC105389073 gene encoding serine/threonine-protein kinase Pak isoform X2, with amino-acid sequence MSSDEDKPPAPPVRLTSNRGTDRGDSVASVDMRPLPKEPDDGGDRKKKTLKAKIKGSKSTAHNDNKPNISYPTNFEHTVHVGFDAVTGEFTGMPEAWARLLMASNISKQEQKSNPQAVLDVLKWYDASATQPPVSKYMTSAQMHTTHSGSSVSRVSSSSPSSSTPTDTEHPEPPPPPPSRPDRTKSIYTKPIEEEEAPPPRPLPPAPASPPHVPHPAINTHSISCRVEPAPVPLDRNKNPAAPQTPPAHAPHPPANGAPPVTADTGRATGQQQRKKKMTDEEILEKLRTIVSVGDPNRKYTKMEKIGQGASGTVYTAIETSTGMEVAIKQMNLSQQPKKELIINEILVMRENKHNNVVNYLDSYLVNEELWVVMEYLAGGSLTDVVTETCMDEGQIAAVCREVLQALHFLHTNHVIHRDIKSDNILLGLDGQVKLTDFGFCAQISPEQNKRTTMVGTPYWMAPEVVTRKQYGPKVDVWSLGIMAIEMIEGEPPYLNENPLRALYLIATNGKPDIKDKEKLSAVFQDFLDQCLEVDVDRRATALDLLKHPFLKLARPLASLTPLIMAAKEAAKGH; translated from the exons ATGTCGAGTGACGAGGACaagccgcccgcgccgcccgtgcGGCTCACCAGCAACCGCGGCACGGACCGCGGGGACTCCGTCGCCTCCGTCGACATGAGGCCCCTGCCCAAAG AACCTGACGATGGAGGTGacagaaaaaagaaaacattaaagGCAAAGATAAAAGGATCAAAAAGCACCGCACATAATGATAACAAGCCAAACATTAGCTACCCTACTAATTTTGAACACACAGTTCATGTTGGATTTGATGCTGTTACTGGTGAATTCACG GGGATGCCGGAAGCGTGGGCGAGGTTGCTGATGGCCTCCAACATCAGCAAGCAGGAGCAGAAGAGCAACCCGCAGGCGGTGCTGGACGTGCTCAAGTGGTACGACGCGTCCGCCACGCAGCCCCCCGTGTCCAAGTACATGACCTCCGCACAGATGCACACAACGCATTCTG GTTCATCAGTGTCCCGGGTATCATCAAGTAGTCCCTCGTCGTCCACGCCCACCGACACGGAGCACCctgagccgccgccgccaccgccctCGCGCCCCGACCGCACCAAGAGTATT TACACAAAACCCATAGAAGAGGAGGAGGCGCCCCCGCCGCGGCCgctgccccccgcgcccgcgtcGCCCCCGCACGTGCCGCACCCCGCCATCAACACGCATTCA ATATCGTGTCGCGTGGAGCCGGCGCCAGTGCCGCTGGACCGCAACAAGAACCCGGCCGCGCCGCAGACGCCGCCCGCGCACGCGCCGCACCCGCCCGCCAACGGCGCGCCGCCCGTCACCGCCGACACTGG GAGAGCGACGGGGCAGCAACAAAGGAAAAAGAAAATGACAGAcgaagaaatattagaaaaactaAGAACAATAGTCAGCGTTGGGGATCCAAATAGAAAGTATACTAAAATGGAGAAAATAGGACAGGG AGCGTCAGGCACGGTGTACACGGCGATCGAGACGTCCACGGGCATGGAGGTGGCCATCAAGCAGATGAACCTGAGCCAGCAGCCCAAGAAGGAGCTCATCATCAACGAGATCCTCGTCATGCGGGAGAACAAACACAACAATGTTGTTAATTATTTGGACAGCTATCTTGTTAACGAG GAACTCTGGGTAGTAATGGAGTACCTGGCCGGCGGGTCCCTGACCGACGTGGTGACGGAGACGTGCATGGACGAGGGGCAGATCGCGGCCGTCTGCCGGGAGGTGCTGCAGGCGCTACACTTCCTGCACACCAACCATGTTATACACAGGGATATCAAGAGCGATAATATACTGTTGGGGCTGGACGGGCAGGTTAAACTGA CTGACTTTGGTTTCTGCGCGCAAATATCGCCcgaacaaaacaaaagaacgACGATGGTAGGAACTCCCTACTGGATGGCGCCCGAAGTCGTCACAAGAAAGCAATATGGTCCTAAG GTGGACGTGTGGTCTCTCGGCATAATGGCCATCGAGATGATCGAGGGCGAGCCGCCCTACCTGAACGAGAACCCGCTCCGGGCGCTGTACCTGATCGCGACCAACGGCAAGCCCGACATCAAGGACAAGGAGAAGCTCAGCGCCGTGTTCCAGGACTTCCTCGACCAGTGCCTCGAAGTGGATGTCGATAGGAGAGCCACCGCGCTCGACCTACTCAAG CACCCGTTCTTGAAGCTGGCGCGGCCGCTGGCGTCGTTGACCCCGCTCATCATGGCGGCCAAGGAGGCGGCCAAGGGCCATTAG
- the LOC105389073 gene encoding serine/threonine-protein kinase Pak isoform X1, whose product MSSDEDKPPAPPVRLTSNRGTDRGDSVASVDMRPLPKEPDDGGDRKKKTLKAKIKGSKSTAHNDNKPNISYPTNFEHTVHVGFDAVTGEFTGMPEAWARLLMASNISKQEQKSNPQAVLDVLKWYDASATQPPVSKYMTSAQMHTTHSGSSVSRVSSSSPSSSTPTDTEHPEPPPPPPSRPDRTKSIYTKPIEEEEAPPPRPLPPAPASPPHVPHPAINTHSISCRVEPAPVPLDRNKNPAAPQTPPAHAPHPPANGAPPVTADTGYVTRATGQQQRKKKMTDEEILEKLRTIVSVGDPNRKYTKMEKIGQGASGTVYTAIETSTGMEVAIKQMNLSQQPKKELIINEILVMRENKHNNVVNYLDSYLVNEELWVVMEYLAGGSLTDVVTETCMDEGQIAAVCREVLQALHFLHTNHVIHRDIKSDNILLGLDGQVKLTDFGFCAQISPEQNKRTTMVGTPYWMAPEVVTRKQYGPKVDVWSLGIMAIEMIEGEPPYLNENPLRALYLIATNGKPDIKDKEKLSAVFQDFLDQCLEVDVDRRATALDLLKHPFLKLARPLASLTPLIMAAKEAAKGH is encoded by the exons ATGTCGAGTGACGAGGACaagccgcccgcgccgcccgtgcGGCTCACCAGCAACCGCGGCACGGACCGCGGGGACTCCGTCGCCTCCGTCGACATGAGGCCCCTGCCCAAAG AACCTGACGATGGAGGTGacagaaaaaagaaaacattaaagGCAAAGATAAAAGGATCAAAAAGCACCGCACATAATGATAACAAGCCAAACATTAGCTACCCTACTAATTTTGAACACACAGTTCATGTTGGATTTGATGCTGTTACTGGTGAATTCACG GGGATGCCGGAAGCGTGGGCGAGGTTGCTGATGGCCTCCAACATCAGCAAGCAGGAGCAGAAGAGCAACCCGCAGGCGGTGCTGGACGTGCTCAAGTGGTACGACGCGTCCGCCACGCAGCCCCCCGTGTCCAAGTACATGACCTCCGCACAGATGCACACAACGCATTCTG GTTCATCAGTGTCCCGGGTATCATCAAGTAGTCCCTCGTCGTCCACGCCCACCGACACGGAGCACCctgagccgccgccgccaccgccctCGCGCCCCGACCGCACCAAGAGTATT TACACAAAACCCATAGAAGAGGAGGAGGCGCCCCCGCCGCGGCCgctgccccccgcgcccgcgtcGCCCCCGCACGTGCCGCACCCCGCCATCAACACGCATTCA ATATCGTGTCGCGTGGAGCCGGCGCCAGTGCCGCTGGACCGCAACAAGAACCCGGCCGCGCCGCAGACGCCGCCCGCGCACGCGCCGCACCCGCCCGCCAACGGCGCGCCGCCCGTCACCGCCGACACTGGGTACGTTAC GAGAGCGACGGGGCAGCAACAAAGGAAAAAGAAAATGACAGAcgaagaaatattagaaaaactaAGAACAATAGTCAGCGTTGGGGATCCAAATAGAAAGTATACTAAAATGGAGAAAATAGGACAGGG AGCGTCAGGCACGGTGTACACGGCGATCGAGACGTCCACGGGCATGGAGGTGGCCATCAAGCAGATGAACCTGAGCCAGCAGCCCAAGAAGGAGCTCATCATCAACGAGATCCTCGTCATGCGGGAGAACAAACACAACAATGTTGTTAATTATTTGGACAGCTATCTTGTTAACGAG GAACTCTGGGTAGTAATGGAGTACCTGGCCGGCGGGTCCCTGACCGACGTGGTGACGGAGACGTGCATGGACGAGGGGCAGATCGCGGCCGTCTGCCGGGAGGTGCTGCAGGCGCTACACTTCCTGCACACCAACCATGTTATACACAGGGATATCAAGAGCGATAATATACTGTTGGGGCTGGACGGGCAGGTTAAACTGA CTGACTTTGGTTTCTGCGCGCAAATATCGCCcgaacaaaacaaaagaacgACGATGGTAGGAACTCCCTACTGGATGGCGCCCGAAGTCGTCACAAGAAAGCAATATGGTCCTAAG GTGGACGTGTGGTCTCTCGGCATAATGGCCATCGAGATGATCGAGGGCGAGCCGCCCTACCTGAACGAGAACCCGCTCCGGGCGCTGTACCTGATCGCGACCAACGGCAAGCCCGACATCAAGGACAAGGAGAAGCTCAGCGCCGTGTTCCAGGACTTCCTCGACCAGTGCCTCGAAGTGGATGTCGATAGGAGAGCCACCGCGCTCGACCTACTCAAG CACCCGTTCTTGAAGCTGGCGCGGCCGCTGGCGTCGTTGACCCCGCTCATCATGGCGGCCAAGGAGGCGGCCAAGGGCCATTAG